In Salvia splendens isolate huo1 unplaced genomic scaffold, SspV2 ctg417, whole genome shotgun sequence, the DNA window TAACTCACCAGTAATGACGTTACGTTTATTTATTCAGTTGGATTGAACCGAGGTATTTTAACTAAAAACATTGAGTTTAAATTTATTCGTAGTTATATCACCCTAAAATAATCTGGTTGCATATATGGtatatattgttgatatttttcaTCAAACAATGTCATTTTCTTTGTGCATAGTAGACATAGTTTAACTTACCGATAATGACAGTTAGGTTgcattaaattaaaattgctaTAAAATATCAAAGGTAAATTGATAATTTTGGGCCGAGCTCTTAAATTATAGGCAATTTGCCCTATATATAAAGCTATATGTAAGTGCAAGAAAAATTTTACAATAAGGGCATCATGGAAGGTGGGTGCTCCGCGTCCTCGCCCTCTGAATTGAGCAATGCTTCGGCTACCTCcggtggaggcggcggcgatggtggcgctTCCAAGTTCCTTGCCAACCTCCCTCTCGCGGCAACTTCTCCTCGACCGTTCTCTCCTCTTGCTTGGCAAGTTTTTCATCCCCTAAGCCCTCGGATTATTCCTTTTCTTATAATTGTTTCTGTTTTATCATATAATAACTCAATCGCATATATGTTGCTACTTCAATGTGAAttctttttttccttatacAATGTTAGCTAAAATTGATAGCTTTTGTTAAGATAATTTTTCTAGGGTTCTTTTCTTTCCCAATTCGATCAAGGCAATTTTTCGGCTGTGATTTATCCCCATTTTTTCACGAATTATAGTACATGGATGAAGATCTAGTAAATATGCTGTTTGCAACATTCTCGATTTAGTCGGAATTCACCAGGAGTGAAATGAAAGGAATTGATGCGGAACATGTTTCATTTCTGGGATAATATTAGAAAGATGAAGTCACTTAATCATAACTAGACCTTTGCCCTGGTGCCATAATTTAGAGTTCCTGCATTGCTTCTTAATTGGCCTGAACTCTTCATTTCTTCCTTCATGTGAAAAGTTCTTCCTGATTGATACAACATATTCGAAGATTAATGCTTAGAATTCTCACGTGGTGAAAGGAACATGCGGCTAAGTAAATGGTTAGATTTTATTTGGTGTGAAAATGTGGTCTTGAGGTTAGTTAGTGCATGATTTGGGGTGATGACCGAAATGTAGTGCTGAAAGTAAAAGGTTATTTCTAGGTTCTGTGTGTGGCTTCACTGTAACTTCTTTTTCTAGGATGCCAATGCATATTTGGAGGTTTTGTAAAGGTTGTTTTATAGGTTTCTTGAGTAATCATAGAAATGCGATGGAGAATATTTATATGCAAATCGCAATTCAAAGTATTCTCTGAGATAACCATGGATCAATTAAAACTAATGAATAACTGGATCTCACATTTGTGATCTGCTGGATGTAATAACAGCACAAATGTTGTCTATCTTCTTAATGTCACTTTTATCTCCTCAGAAGATGTTGGTATATTTTTCAGTTTTCATCTGTGTTCGTGGTTTTACATGCTTACAATACATGCAGGGAGGGGCACGTGTTTACATTTGTCATCGTGATACATCACCACCAGGTACTTTTATGCAGTTCTCTCTATTAGCCTTTAAACTTTAAACAAGAAAAAAGTCCTATGTGATTATGATTGGTTATTACCTTGATATGCACATTAAAAGCAACAGTGATCTTTCCTTTaacaccttcttcttcttcttcttcttcttcttgtttttttgtttgtatgTTTCAGTGTCACTAATCTTCAGCCTTATTCTTCTTCAGACAATTTTTTAGTATTCTTTTCTATGATATTCATGCTATTAATATCTTACCAGCTCATTGAGTGTATGAACTGATGGAAAGTGAAGAAGAACACAGACATCAGATTAAGCTCCATTTCGTTTTCCTTTTCTAACATTAAATAGGAAGCTTGCATAACTTGGTTCTTGTTTTTCAGTTTTATCTGTTTTCTCTTCTTTCGTAATCTATTTTGCTTATTGTCACTATAATCATGCTTATCTCTTCTGTTTTTTAACCAGATAACCAGGTTATAAGAACAAACCAGACGAATATACTGATCAGATCTCTTATGCTTATGAAACAAAAGGGTGATTCGGGTTCAAGAGATGGGAAAGGAGCTGGTTCAAGCCAGGGCTCAAGGAAAAGGTAATGGGTCCACAGTTAAATtgatattttcttaattatttgGCTTCATACTCCATCTAACTGCAACTTTCCAGGGCTGCTGAGAAATCTTTGGATGGTAAAGCTGCTGGAAAAAAAGCAATGTCTAGCACTCAGCATGGTTCTTCTCAAGGTGAGTGTATCTTAAGTTGTTTTACAATATCATTGAACAAATGAAGAACTATACGAACTGTAATTTCACATACTACGGTTGGAAAGACTATCTACAAGCTGTATGTTTGTGGCAATGTGGCATGATGTTGTCTTCTTGTATGTATTTCATCAAATGAAGTTAACGTTGTAACTGTATAAGAGTTGTGTTGGCCTCATTTGCAGTAAAGTCACTTTACTCATTGACAACCTCTAGTCATGATTTTTCTGAAAATTTTGTGAGAAACTAAGGGAATATAGGAATGGTTAAATTAAAGAGAAATCACTTTGAATTTCCTATTAGCTGGATCATTTATCTCTCAAGTTGTTCTTGAGAACAGAACGAAGATATTAGTGTCTAATGGTTAGTGTTTCTGATGCTGTCTTGTCAGGAAACGAAACCCTGTATTGTTCTGTTATCGAACATTTTAGGAGTCCTCCTTTTGACTTATTTCTTGGAAGTATCATCTCTGAAGTCTCTGTGTTTGTGCAGTAACTACATAATGAGAGTAAAAAAGCAATATAGTTCTCTTTCTGGATGTGCCTTAATATGTTTTCTGTGCATATGCACTAGTAAATAAGAAACTACTGTGACTTTTTCTTATTACATACTGTATCATTTTTTCTCGATGAAACTGATTATATTTTTGGAGGATCATACAGAACTGCAGAGCTTGACAGTAGATAAGCTCCGTGCTCTGCTTAGAGATAAAGGCCTTTCAGCGACAGGGAGAAAGGCAAGTTTTCTGATGTCAATGAACTTCCTTTCTAGGATAACCATTACACTATCTTCAATTTGATTCATGGATTTATGCTTTACACTATCTTAATTGCAGGACGAGTTGATTGCTCGCTTAAGAGGTGCGAATGGCTAGGCTCTAGCATTGTTAAGTTGAGAGATTAATTACTTTTCAACTCTGTAGAAATATTTTGAACTGCATCAATATCATTGTGTTTTTGAAACGGATATTAAGTCTTATCTTCTGGACTGCAATGTGTACTGTTGTGGCTTGATTCTAAGAAACTTGTCTCCCTCAGATGGGGCTTTGGATTATAAGTAGACTTCTCCAAACTTCAAAATCGTCCGTCTGTCTCTTTAATTTTTGTCATGAATGGTAGCCGAGTGGATTTGGATCCTCCGCTCTGCACTTCTCTATACCACTGGGTGATGAGAACAATCTCGAACATAGGTCCTCAAGTGAAACATGGTTTTCgtgtttgtgttttttgttCGTGTTTTGCCTCCGCTTGGTGCTTTATAGCTGGCtcatgttttctttttgtttttttcaggTCAAAGAGCTGACAATCCTTCAAATATTTGGTCATATTTGTtataattatatactattaCCCCAAATAAATGCTTTCTTAATGTAAATGTTCTATTTCGAAAACGCGATTATTGAATCAAGAAAATATGTTTAATGCAGAGATTCAAAGCCGGAGTTATTGGTGTTCCTTTAGAAAATTTTAACACAATTGCCGAATATACATTTTTTGTTCAAATACTGCActtaatattttaaaacaataaaacCTTATACTTATATACTAGTAGTGTAAGAGcattgatttatttattgattattACTATTTGCATAACAACTGGTCACACTAGTCGGGAATAATACTTGTTTGACAATATATTGTCCTAGGGACTAAGTTTTCGATTTGGTCCATTGGGCATGTCGACAATTGCTTCATTTAATAGTTTTCGGTACATTAGCTTACGATAAATATGTCGACTAAATTTTTGAAGAGAAAACATGTCGATTATTGCTCACCACAATAGTGACGAATTTAGTTTTGGTCTAGTCAACCGACAAACATGTGACCACATCTTCTTAATGTTGACCGTGAACAAATAAAGAAATATTAGAGTATGAATGTAGGGGTACTTATTTTTCAATCTTTTCGACAGGGAATATTTTGTGAAggtcaaatatataaataagttAAGAAGTAGTATTTGTGTTTCTTTTAGTTGAGAGGAGCGTTTTAACCCCACACAACTTCTGATATATCAAAcgaaaaattatactactattattttatatctTATCTGCCATATTACCAAAATCGTGCTCGAATACAacttcaacaaataataatctatattatatagtatataattttaaaCTCAATTTACCAAACACGTGGCGACACCCTATGGACAAAAGCCATTCCTCTCAAATCGACCGTGGTCACATTTGAACAACTTCATTATAATGccgataaaataatactatttatTAATAGTGATTTCAATTTTATATGCTTATCGTTGATTAAGTCAGAAATCGGTTTAGTCTGGTCCACTTTAATGAATTTACTTGCCATATCATCTACCATTTAACATCACCATTTAGCTAGACAGCAAAATGAGGCGGTTTAGATGGAGTAATTGACAAAAAGGCCAGCACGACACTACTCCATATCCTTCCGTTTTCAAAAAACAAGAACTTTAGAAGCGGCATAAATTTTAGTgcaaaattaatgaattaagaaagaaataaaaaatattatacgtACTACAGTAGAAAATGATGTCAGCTTCACATGAgaaattttgtttttctaaaaataaaaatagacaaattttaTAGAatagactaaaatgaaaaaattgaacTCTTATTTAAAACGACTAAGGGAGTAGtataagtattttttaaaaatatttttaaaacgcAATATTTTGTAGGTGGATGAACATAgtttaagaatatatacatgCACATTATTTCATGGTAATTTATCCAGAAGAGGACAACTGAATCCAATATTTTCTTTTGTACCGTATATTCGTATGGAAGATTCATAACTTGCTACTCCCTTCgtcatataaatataaaatttgagaacggtatgagttttaatgctaatctaaaaaagtagagaaagataaaaagaaaaagtgattatagtattattagtaAAGCATCATATCTACTTTTCTTATggtgagataaaaaaaaaacctagTTTTATAGGACGAAGAAAATAGTATTAAATTGATGCATATTTCAAAGAAGTCATAAATGATTGTACAAATAGTATATATTGATTCTATCCTCTTATGCTCACATAATCATAGTGGTATTGTTAATAATTAGGGTTTGAATTGTTGTTAGCATATAAATACATGATTTGTTTGGAAGAACATAATACTACTAATCAATTAAGCGGCCAAAGCATGCcttgtttttgttatgattactgAAGAACGTGCTTAAATATCTATCACATTTATAAtatcaaatatataaaaaaaaaaccatgaGCCACTTCAAAATAAAAGTTAATTATACATTATCTACGTTGACATTGAACTGGGCACTAACTAACTATAAGCTTCTAGAGTCGTCCATCTTCTCTCTCCTCTTCCAGTCAACCAACACCACATGTTTGTGAATCAATCATATAATGATTTCGCGATGGATAAAATGTTATCTGAAGTGTATAAAATCCACAAAGATACCACTTTCTTATTCCTTCAAAGTCTCttcttgcaatttttttttaatactaaCACCGTTTGACGccaaatcatattttatttcttttgttaaaatttaatttagcTTTTGGCAAAAAACGTTAatggttttatttttatttacccCTAAAAATATGCCTATAACCAATATCAAGGGGGATTAGTAGTGAAAGTCAAGAGTTGTAGATGATAAATAGCTTTCAAAGAAAAGATTGTAAAGTTGGAGAAGATTTAATCGGTGAATGCAAATGAAAAATCCAAACCTATCAAAAATAGTAGGCCAAAATTATGGCCACGTAAAAGTTTTGAGGCCAACAAACACTATACGCCATTGTCCTAAAAGATAAACTCAAGGAGTATATCAAACACAATATAACAATAAAATTCACActtcattatatatttgaattgACTTATGATACAGGACCCCCGTCAGCTAGGCTCAAGGAGCGCGGAGCGTCGCAAGATGCGGAGTTGGACGCCGACACCAACATGCCGGCGGAGCAGCGCGAGCCGGAAACAACGCGAAGGGATCGAGCGGAGAGAAGACAGACGAGAAGGCCTTCGCGCTATGGCGACTTTGTCGCACGTTAAGTGCATGATCCATGggcttttttatttattttatttattttatttgcaagCATTTTATTTTAGGTAATTAGTTAAGATAGGTAATTATTTATAAGTCAATCTATATTTTAGGTAATTAGGTCTTTTTTTGGTAAATCCTTTCCCGGATCGAAGTTGGATCCTTAGCTTATAAATAGGCGTCTATATCATTCTTTTtttctcaagaaataaaatacatttTTTACGCAATTTATCGTTGTTTTCCTCGTGCACGAAAGCACGAACCCTCGActcgacgccggattgatcgacgggcaaagtcccccgcgacgttcgacgcgatTTCATATCGTTCCGGAACTTTATTCataacaagtggtgctttcatcctgAACTCACGGTAGTATGTCGGAACACACCGAACCGATGACTATCCGCGGTCTGGAGCCGCTGCCTCAACCCCCGACGCCGTTGGACGCGGGATCTCTCGCGATGGAACACATGCTCGCATCACTAGCTCGCATGGAGGCAGAGTTGAAGGAGTTGAAACTAGCGAACCGGCGTGACCACGGCCCCGTCGCGGCAAGCGCACCCCAGCGACCGGATCCAGAGCCTCCCTCTGGCAGATTCGCGCAGCCTCCCCACGCACCTGTGACCAGCCCGTATCGGACAGGGCCTTCGCGGTCCATGATGGGCAACTCAGCCGCCGGTGGTTTTCTGGGGTTTCCTTCGAACCCTACCCAAGTTCTTGGAGTTCAGCCGCCATTGAACGTGGCTCATCCAGGAGTCCAGCCAAACACTAGCCTTAATCTTGGGCAACAAGCGACATCCCCGGGGGGTACCCAGGGTGGCAGCCGCAGCCTACTCCGACCCCGGGATTGACCTCTTGGACGGGTCCGACCCATACGTCGTGGGACCTTCCGAGGCCGAGTCCGGAGGAGCCTTTACATCGTCAGCCGACGAGTTGGGATAATCCTGCGTTGCGACAAACTTATGGTCAGCAACCCGAGTTCTCGAAGCAATTCAAGATGCAACAACCACGATTTGATGGCTCGGATGCGGCGAATTGGATTTCACGGGTACAGTACTATTTCGGGCATTTATTGATGCCCGAGGATCAGCGATTACACTATGTTGTGATGTTATTCGACCCACCAGCTTCGGAATGGGTTTTCAACTATCGCGAGAATAACCCGATGGCTCGGTGGCCGGATTTTTTGGAAGACGTGCGCCGACGGTTTGACCCGCAGTACTTTCAGAACTTCATTGGCCTGATTGCCAAGTTATGCCAATCGGGATCCTTGGCGGAATATCACACGGCTTTCGAGACAATGCTTAACCGGGTTCGGGGGGTACCAGAATATATCCTGCTGCCAATTTACGTCGAGGGTCTTCAACAACCAGTTAAGAATCAGGTTAAACACCAGAACCCATCAACAGTGGCGGCAGCAATGGCGTTAGCAACCGAGTACGACAGCTGCTTGGAGCGCCCCCCGCCAGTATCGGGGGGACAACGTCGTAATTGGCAGAACCGTGACCCGCGACCGCAGGCACATCCCCAGCAGCAATTAGCAGTACCGGCGCCTCCTGCTCAGCAGAACCGACCCCCCCTGTCCAGGGGATCGGAGTATGGCAAGTTACCGGTGGTGCGTTTGACGGCAGCTGAACGGGCCGAACGTTCGAAGCTCGGTCTCTGTTGGTACTGCCCTGAAAAGTGGGCCGCAGGCCACTCCTGCAGGGGCCGTTTTTTGGTATACATGGGGGCGGATATGGAGTCAGACGAGGAGTCTGAGGGCCTACAGGAGAAGCAAGATGAGCCGCCGGTAATATCAGCGGATTTGTCCCACATCTATGCCTTGGATGGGCGGCAACGGGAAGACGACATTGAATTACGGGGGCAGATTGGCGACAGTCCCGTAAGGATCCTGGTGGACACGGGGAGCTCCCACAATTTTTTGCACCCCCAGATAGCGGAGAAACTAGCCCTTCCCCTCCGGCAAATCCGACCCTTCCGGGTGTACGTAGGGAACGGTGAGTCCTTGCTGTGTTCCTTCGCCAGCATCCAGACCAGGGTAGTAATTCAGAAGCATGTCTTCTTGGTCGATCTCCACATCCTCCCCGTGCATGGCCCTGATGTGATTTTGGGTAGGATTTGGCTCAAACAAATGCGCAGAGTCACAAGCGACTATATCGATGGCACATTAGAGTTCACCAGGAATGGGAGGAGGGTATGCCTTAAGCTCGTTCCGCCTTCAGCTGAAGAAGTTTCCTTGAAGACACTCTCAACCCTACTAACATTGCAGGGTG includes these proteins:
- the LOC121790128 gene encoding uncharacterized protein LOC121790128; this encodes RRRWWRFQVPCQPPSRGNFSSTVLSSCLGGARVYICHRDTSPPDNQVIRTNQTNILIRSLMLMKQKGDSGSRDGKGAGSSQGSRKRAAEKSLDGKAAGKKAMSSTQHGSSQELQSLTVDKLRALLRDKGLSATGRKDELIARLRGQRADNPSNIWSYLL